In Ipomoea triloba cultivar NCNSP0323 chromosome 7, ASM357664v1, a single genomic region encodes these proteins:
- the LOC116024107 gene encoding dentin sialophosphoprotein-like: MGKRWGFYGLGGGYTPTLRIKEQKDSSDKDIPDCTPESPSTSNDVATLQVNAEAKLAQQLAHEEIFGDIPPREEPLEDMTSHEEILRRELARMDERPGVGPSRRHTNPVDDDEDKEPMDTDSKCDDNPIPRGRNVDDDNDDSSRNPAHPLADATKEDNSDDSSDSSSSSDSDDNNDANRDANPSHPQDESEDSPKADGTDNQDEDEPRRV; this comes from the exons ATGGGGAAGAGATGGGGTTTTTATGGTCTTG gtgggggTTACACACCCACTCTTCGCATCAAGGAACAAAAAGATTCTAGTGACAAGGACATCCCAGATTGTACACCCGAGTCACCATCTACATCAAACGATGTTGCAACTCTTCAAGTTAATGCTGAGGCCAAATTGGCCCAGCAATTAGCTCATGAAGAAATTTTTGGGGACATCCCTCCTCGTGAAGAACCCCTTGAGGATATGACTTCGCATGAGGAAATTCTTCGTCGAGAACTAGCACGTAT GGATGAACGTCCTGGAGTTGGGCCAAGCCGAAGACATACAAATCCTGTTGATGACGACGAGGACAAGGAACCCATGGATACTGATTCTAAATGTGATGATAATCCAATTCCTCGAGGCAGAAATGTTGATGATGACAATGATGATTCTTCAAGAAATCCTGCTCATCCACTTGCAGATGCAACAAAAGAAGATAATTCTGATGATTCTTCTGACTCCTCTAGCTCTAGTGACTCTGATGATAACAATGATGCCAATCGTGATGCCAACCCAAGTCATCCTCAAGATGAGAGCGAGGATAGTCCAAAGGCTGATGGCACTGATAATCAAGATGAGGATGAACCACGAAGAGTTTAA